TGATGTATTGTATATAGATGGAAAGATCCATTGGCTTAAAGGTGAAAGAATAGACAACCCAAATACCCATGGAACAGGATGTACTCTATCGTCTGCCATTGCTGCAAATATTGCAAAAGGTATGGATATATTAACAGCGGTAGAAGAAGCTAAACAATATCTATGGGGAGCTATAAATGCAAAATTAGATATAGGAAAAGGAAGAGGACCATTAAATCATTTATATAATATTTAAAAAATATTGATATTCAAACTAGTAAGATATATACTAAAAATAACAATGTTATTTTATAGACAAAAAGACAATTTTTATTTACAGAAAGGATGGGGTATATGGATAATGTGTTTATTGAAGCAATAGATTTGACTAAAAAATTTGGCGATTATACTGCAGTAGATCATATAAATTTTAAAATTAAGCCAGGGGAAATTTATGGATTTCTTGGACCTAATGGAGCAGGTAAAACTACAACTATAAGGATGTTAACTGGTACTTTAACTCCTACAAAGGGAGACATATTTATACAAGGACTTTCCATGGAAGATAATGAGCTGGAGATAAAAAGGCGAATTGGAGTAGTACTTGATGAACCTAAGATATATGAAGGCTTAAGGGGAAATGAATTTTTAGATTTTATAATAGGTGTGTATCAATTGGAAAAAGAGAATGTACTACCTAAAATTCAAGAATTATCTTTAGCTTTTAATGTGGATTATTTAGACGATTATATAGGAGATTATTCCCACGGTATGAGACAAAAGTTGATGCTAGTATCTGTTTTAATGCGTCAACCAAAGGTGATGTTTTTAGATGAGCCTACTGTAGGACTTGATGCTCGTGCTGCACGAATATTGAAAGAATTGTTGCATAAATATGCAGAAGAAGGTTCTACTATATTTTTAACTACCCATGTATTGGAAATAGCCGAAAAGATGTGTAATAGGATAGGTATAATAGATAAAGGACAGCTTATAGCAGAAGGTACATTGGAAGAATTGAGAAATTTGAGCCATGAAGGGCACACTAGTCTAGAGGATTTATTCTTAGAACTTACTGGAAATGAGGATGTTAGTGATATAGTGGAGGCTTTGCAAAATGAGAGACCTTAAACTTTTATATAAATACGCCACAAAAACGTCTAAACCCAATAAATCAAATGGTAAAAAGTTTGGTAATGCTATAAATTGGGCAATGTCATTGTTTTTTATAGTTTTAATGGCCATTCCAATGATAATGATGTTTTATGAAATGGCTAATATGCTAGCTGTACCTGTTTCCAGCTTAGGTTTACCATATAAAGGATATTTATTTGATATTTACATGTTTTTATATCCTGCTACTTTTGGATTGATGGCTATTCTCACGTTGGTCCCAAGTATGGTATTTAATGTATTTGAAGCAGATGATATGACATTTTTATTAACATTGCCCATAAAAAGATCGACTATATTTATATTTAAAGCTTCTATGGGTTTATTTATGGGAGTACTTCCATTATTAATGTTAATTATTTTAGGTCTATGTTATGGTGTAGCTTTTAAATTAAATATATTGTTAAGCATAATAGGATTATTGTTGTTTATGGTTTTTATATTTCTTTTTTCTTTTACCATAGGTTCTATCATGGCACGATTTATGAAAAAATCGACTGCAAATATATTTTCTCAAATATTTTTATATGTTAGTATAATTGCTTATGTAGTTGTAATGAATGTATTTCCCAGGCAAGCAGAAAATTTTGAAGCTATTCTAGATAGTTTTCATGGTATTTTTGGAATCCTGGAAGGGAAATATGCATGGATAATGCCTACTAATTGGTTTTTGTATGCAGTTAAAGGGGATAATAGAGTATTTATTCTTTTAGGGCTATTATCTATAATATTTGCATTTGTAATAATAAAGGCAACAAATGTATTCAATATGGATAGTGGACGAAGTAAAAGTAAAACAAAAAAAGGAATTCAAATATCTCGTTATCCAATCATAAAGAAAGAAATACGACTTATTTTTAGGAATCCAAAAAATATTTTTAGTATATCCTATGCTATTATATTTCCTTTGGTGTTTACTTATATAAATAAATCTATATTAAGTGGAGCTATGTTTGTGGCATTATTTTCTGCATTATATACTGCTATTTTAAGTATTCAACTTATAACTGAAGAAAAAAAGAGCTGGCCTTTTTTAAAATTGTTGCCTATAGATATGGATAAAGTTATAAGATATAAGGCATTTATACCTGCCATAATTTATACATTGGATTATGTAATCGTATTGTTAGTTGGATATTTATTGATTGATGTGGAACCAATAATATTTTTAAGTATTATTCCTATGATAGCAGTTATATTGTATTCTTCAGCTTTTGGTTTAAATATTTTTTTAAATGATCCTCAGCGAAGTTTAGTTGGTGATGGATTTAAGCTTAAGTTTTCAGAGAGTATGTTAATTCAATTTGGCACTATTATTTTAAGTTTAGGAGTTATAATTCCCTTTCAAATGCAGACTAATATTAAGCCTACATCTCCAATATGGTATAAAGTTTTAGCAATGGGATTACCTTGGACTATTATGATTATAGCTATAATACTTGTAAAAAGCACATTAAAAAAGGTAAAAATTAGAATAGAAACTTGGGAATAAAAACTTTATTTGTGTTATTACAAAAGACTAGTTAAATGGCTAGTCTTTTGTAATTAAGAATTATTATTTTTTATTGTTTAGAAAATCAAATTAAGTTTATAATATTATGGTATAATAAAAATCAATTGCTAGATTAATAGAGGTGGATTATGTTAAACATAAATGAAAGTATATTATTAGATAGAGTTGATAGCTATTCTACTTATATCAAAGGAATAAGATATTACAATGAAGGTAGAATAATTAAATTAAAATCAAATGCTAATTTAGATTATTTTGAAGGTATTGTGAGAGGAAATTCAAAATATACAGTTGCTATAAAAATTAGCGAAAAAGGAGAAATTGTATCTACAGATTGTACTTGCCCTGCTTATAAAAAATATTTAGGGGATTGTAAACATATAGTAGCAATTCTTCAATGTATAAAGGATTTAGATGAGGAAGGCAAATTATTTAAAAAAGATGAACAAAGTATATCTAATATAATAGACTTTTATAGGCAAAATTATGAAATTGAAAAGGTATATTTAAATTTGGAGCTTAATTATGAATTTAATTTAAGCGAACATTATAATATAGAAAAAGCTTCATATTTAAATTTGCGCATAGGTGAAGATAGATTATATGTAGTAAAAAACATGAAAAATTTTCTAAATGCTTTAGAAGAAGAACAGGATATAGAATTTGGGAAACATTTTGTTTTATCTCCTTATAAGCATAAATTTAAGGAAGAAGATAAAGAAATAATTGATTTTTTAATGCTATTATATGAACATAATAAAACAAACAATATATATAATTCAGATAATATATTTAAATCTAAAAATGTTTTGCTTAAACCTTTTGCTGTTAAAAGATTTTTTGATCTCATGAAAGGCAGAAGCTTTAATGCTAGAATTATGGATAAAAATTATAATGATATAGTAATAGTAGAAGAAGCAATACCTTTGGATATGGATATTCAAGGGAATGGGGAGAATTTATCTCTAGTATTTAATACCAATGATCTTTTATTACCTCTTACTTCTGATGGAGAATATTTTTTTGGGTTCAATCAAATATATAAATTGCCTGAAAATCAAAGAAGAAAATTAGCACCTCTATATAATGAAATAGTTGTTAGAGGAAATGGAACATTAAAGGTTCCTGATAAATATAAAGAATCTTTTATATCAGAAGTTCTTCCTAATATAAAAAATGTTGTCAATTTAAATATAGATGATAAAGTAAAAGAAGCAATATATAATCCAGAACTTAAAATTGAGATTTATTTTGATAAACAGGAAGATATAATTACAGGAAAAATTGATTTTATTTATGGAGATATAACTATAAATCCTTTTAGTTCTAAGGAAAATGATTTTGTAGATAAAAATAAAATATTATTGCGAGATATTGAAAAAGAAAGATATATTTTAAGTTTACTTGAAAAAAGTGAATTTAAGGTTAGAGATGGAATAGTGTTTATGGAAGAAGAGGCAAAAATATTTGACTTTATATATAATATTCTCCCTAAACTTCAACAATATTGTGATATATATTATTCAGAAAACTTTAAAAACTTAAATCTTAAAAATGCCTCTGATTTTTCAGGAGGAATAAGGCTTAATGAAAAATTAGATATGCTAGAATTTGATTTCCAAATAGATGGAATAGATGAAGAAGAATTATATCAAGTATTCAAAGCTTTAAAAGAGAAGAAAAAGTATTATAGATTAAAGGATGGTTCTTTTTTGCCGCTTGATAGTAGAGAAATTAAAGATATTGATGATATGTTAAATTATCTTAATGTAAGTAAATCTGATTTTAAAAAGGAGTTTATTCCCATACCTAAGTTTAGAAGCATGTATTTAGATAGATATTTGAAGGAAAAAAGATTAAATTTTATAAAACAAAATGTGAATTTTAAAAAACTTATTATGGATATAAATGAACCAGAAGATATAGAATATGAGATACCAGAGGAGGTTAAATATATACTTAGGGATTATCAAAAATTTGGATTTAAATGGCTTAAGACCTTATCTAAATACGGTTTTGGTGGAATTTTAGCGGACGATATGGGTTTAGGCAAAACACTTCAAGTAATTGCATTTTTATTATCAGAGAAAAAGGAAAAGGGTTCATTTCCATCCATTGTAATAGTACCTACTTCATTAGTATATAATTGGGAATCAGAAATTAAAAAATTTGCACCTGATCTTAAAGTTTTAATTATTGTAGGAGACAAATTAGAAAGAAATAAGCTTATTGAAGATATAAACAACTACGACATAGTTATAACATCTTATCCCCTTATAAGAAGAGATATAGAATTATATAAAGATATTAATTTTAGATATTGTATATTAGATGAGGCTCAGCATATAAAAAATCCTAATTCCTTAAATGCTAAATCTGTTAAAAGTATCAAGGCTAATAATTATTTTGCTTTAACTGGCACTCCTATGGAAAATTCCCTTATGGAATTATGGTCTATTTTTGATTTTTTAATGCCAGGGTATTTGCTATCAAAGAAAAAATTCACAGAAAGATATGAAAAGCCTATTGTTAGAGAACAGGATAGTAATGCTCTTAAAGATTTAAATATTCATATAAAACCTTTCATTTTAAGAAGAGTTAAAAAAGATGTATTAAAGGAATTGCCTGATAAAATAGAACAAAAAATAGTAGTAGATATGACAAAGGAACAAAAAAAGATATATGTTGCATATTTAAAATCTATAAAGGGAGAAATAGAGGAAGAAATAAGTCATAAAGGATTTAATAAATCTCAAATAAAAATTTTAGCAGGACTTACAAGGTTAAGGCAAATATGTTGCCATCCTGGAATGTTTATTGAAAATTATGAAGGGGAAAGTGGTAAACTGAGTTTTCTTAAAGAAATATTAACCGATGCAATAGATGGTGGACATAGAATACTTCTTTTTTCTCAATTTACCAGTATGTTAAGTATTATAAAGGATATGTTAGATGGGGAAGGAATACAATATATGTATCTTGATGGTTCTACAGATGTTATGAAAAGGGGAAAGTTAGTAGAGGATTTTAATAAAGGTATAGGGGAAGTATTTCTAATTTCTTTAAGAGCAGGTGGGACAGGATTAAATTTAACGGGAGCAGATACGGTTATACATTTTGATCCATGGTGGAATCCTGCAGTAGAGGAGCAGGCAACAGACAGAGCTCATAGAATTGGTCAAGAAAATACTGTTCAAGTAATTAAACTTATAACCAAAGGGACAATTGAAGAAAAGATATTTCAACTTCAAGAGGAAAAAAAAGAAATGATAGATAGAGTAATAACAGAAGGAGAAACTTTAGTATCTAAATTAAGTGAAGAGGAAATATTATCTTTATTCAAAATTTAAAAAAACATATATTTATGGGCAGGGAATTTAACCCTGCCCACTTGATTACTATCTATATTTAATAATAATTGTGTTCCATTTCAGCTTCTTTTTTAGTTTTATGAATTGTACCATGGGGATGTTCAGGAGGAGCATAAATTGAATAAAGTTTCATTGGTGTATTTCCAGTATTGACTACATTATGCCAAGTACCAGCAGGTATAACTATTGCATAATCATCATATACATTTGCTTGAAAAGTTAAATTATCCATACTATTTCCCATTAAAACAACTCCTTGACCTTCTTCTATGCGAATAAATTGATCTGTATTAGGATGCATTTCTAAACCAATATCCTCACCTACATCAATGCTCATTAACGTAAGCTGTAAATGTTCTCCTGTCCATAAAGCAATACGGAAATAATCATTTTGTTCTGTAGCTTTTTCAATATTAATTACAAAAGGGTAAGGACCATAGTCTATTAAATTGATGGGATATTCCCAATAATTTCCATGATATTCCAATTTATTATTATAACACATAATTTTCACTCCTATTGATTTTTTATATTATTCTATATTTATTATATGTTTTTTATTAGGTAAAAGTTCTTCTAAAAAAGTAGTATATTAGGGATGATCAAAAGGCATTAACACAAGTTGAAAGAAAATTTGCCATAAATTAAAAGCAGAATAGTTTACTTGTTAGTAACTTCTTCCTATTTGCTAAACTATAGTAATAAAATTATATTGTAAATAATATATAAGTATAATTTGGATACAATAACAGAGAGAATATATATTATATAAAAGCTAGATAGGAGGATTTGTATGGCAGTAGTCAAAGTTATAGAACTTCTTTCCGAATCAGCAAATGGCTGGGAAGCTGCAGCACAAGAAGCAGTTTCAGAAGCCTCAAAGACAATAGACAATATTCAAAGTGTCTATGTTAGCAATATGCAGGTCATTGTTGAAAATGATAAAATAGTCAATTATAGATTAAACGTTATTAAACATGAGTTTGACTGCTAGTTATGTTGCTTTAGTAATTATATTAATACGATTATTGCTAAAAAAAGCACCAAAAATATTTTCTTATGCTCTTTGGGGTGTATTATTGTTTAGATTGATTTGTCCCTTCTCTTTTGGGAGCAGTTTAAGCTTGATACATTCTAAATCTAATGCAATTCCCAAGGATATAATTTATACACAAAATCCTGCTATAAATACTGGAGTTGAAACTTTAGATAAGGTGGTAAATGCTACAATTCAAAATTCTCTTCCTTCAGTTCGACCTGAATACAGTTTTAATCCTATAATTTGGCTTTCATTTGTTCTGATGGTCAAGGATATGGAGATGTCCTGTATTGATGTTTATTATTCCTCTGCCTTGTTTAACTACCATTCTATTTGATAGAGAAACTGTACAGTACTAAAGGACAAGAACTTTGCAAATGATAAAAACTTTTAATGAACAATTTAAGAAAACCATAGTATTATTCAGAGAAGATTTTTCAGAGGTCTGTATCACATATGTTTGACTTCTCTAAAAAAACAAAGTATCTTAAAACATTGACAATCGAATCAAATTGTTATATGTTGTATTTAACAGATCGTACACAAAAGTCAAAAACTATATTTAACATGGGAGAAGAGGTATAAAATTGAAACTTGGTGAAATTTCAAATATAAAGACAGGATTAGTATTAACAAGGAAGAAAGCCAATATAAAATATGAAATTAAAGATGTATATAAATTAATTACTTTAAAAAATATTGAAGAAGATGGAGTATTTAATGAAGAGCCTTTTGATACTTTTGAAAGCAATGATAAATTGGATAAGGGATATTTTACTGAAGAAGGGGATATTCTTGTAAGATTAAGTCACCCTTATACTGCTGTTTATATTGATGAAAGCAAAACCGGATTATTAGTACCTTCATATTTTGCAATAATAAAGTTGAAAACTAAGGATTACATTCCAGAATATATAACCTGGTATTTAAATACTGATGAAGCAAAAAAAGAGCTTATTAAATCTCAAACAGGAACTAATATATCTACTACCAATAAAACTATACTTTCTTCTATAGATATAAAAGAATTTTCAAAAGAAGATCAAAATAGAATAAGAGAAATTCAAAAATTATATTTCAAGGAAAAAAAATTATTAATAAAATTAATGGAAGAAAAAGAAAAGTATTATAATGCAGTAATAAATAAATTACTTAAAAATGAAATGAGGAGGAATTAAAGCTATGGATAAAAAAACTACACAGGAAGAAATAAATAGAACTTTATGGGAGGCATGTGATACTTTTAGAGGTAAAATTGATTCTAGTATATATAAGGATTATGTACTTGTAATGCTTTTTTTAAAATATCTAAGTGATACATATAAGGAACATTTAGAAGAATACATGGAAAAATTTAAAGGAAATGAAGTAATGGTTAAAAGGGCAATGTCTAGAGAGAGATTTATAATTGATGAAAAATGTACTTTTGATTATTTGTATACTAAAAGAAATGATTCAAATATTGGGGAAATAATCAACAAAGCACTAGCTAAGTTAGAGGAAGATAATCCAGGTAAATTAAGAGATGTATTTATGAGTATAGATTTTAATAGTGAAGCAGTATTAGGGAAGACAAAAGATAGAAATGCTATGCTCAGGACATTAATAGAGGATTTTGCAAAATTGGATTTAAGGCCTTCCAAAGTTGGAGATGATGACATTATTGGAAATTCCTATCAATATATGATAGAAAGATTTGCATCTGATGCAGGGAAAAAAGGTGGAGAATTTTTTACTCCTTCTATGGTATCTGAATTATTAGCTAGATTGGTAAAACCAAAAGAAAATGATAGGATATATGATCCTGCATGTGGTTCTGGTTCCTTACTTATAAGAGTTGCAAATCAAGTACCTGGTAGAAAAGTAGCTATATATGGTCAAGAGAGAAATGGACAAACTCATTCTCTATGTATGATGAATATGTTTTTACATGGTATAGATGATGCTAAAATTGAATGGGGGGATACTTTATCCAATCCACTGCATTTAGATGATGGGAAATTGATGAAATTTCAAGTAGTAGTAGCTAATCCTCCATTTTCATTAGATAAATGGGCGATGGGATTTGCAGGAGATAATGATGATAAATTTAAAATGGAAGCAAGTTTAGACCCTTATGGAAGATTTAACTGGGGAGTACCGCCTAAATCAAGGGGAGATTATGCTTTTGTATTGCATATGCTTCATTCCCTAGCTGAAGATGGAAGAATGGCTGTAATACTTCCTCATGGGGTTTTATTTAGAGGAGCTAGTGAAGGGAAAATTAGGAAAAAAATTATAGAAAATAATTTATTAGATGCAGTAATTGGTCTTCCAGAAGCATTGTTTTATGGTACGGGAATTCCAGCTTGTATAATGGTGTTTAAGAAAAATAGAAATAGAACAGATATTTTATTTATAGATGCATCAGGAGAAGGAAATTATGAAAAAGGTAAAAAACAGAACAAATTAAGAGAACAGGATATAGAAAAAATAGTGGAAACTTATGAAAACTATGAAACAGTAGATAAATATTCTTATGTAGCAAGCATAGAAGAAGTAAAAGAAAATGATTACAATTTGAATATCCCAAGATATGTAGATACCTTTGAAGAAGAAGATCCAGTTAATATGGACGAAGTAGCTGAGAATATTAAGAATATAAAAGCAGAGATTAATAAAGTTGAAGAACAGATGGCGAAGTACTTGAAGGAATTAGGGTTTTAGAGATAATACTATAAAAATATCGAGAAGAAGAATTTTAGAACTATGATGTATAAAAGGTGGTGGAAATTTTGAATGCTGAAATAAAGACAAGAATAGAAATGATAAGTAGGGGCGAAGTACCTGAAGGGTATAAGAAAACTAAGGTGGGGATTATACCTGAGGATTGGGAAGTGAAGAGGTTGGGGGAATTAGGTAAATTTTTTAGAGGAAAGGGAATACCTAAGTCAAGGATATTAACTGAAGGTATTGGCTGTATAACCTATGGTGAAATATATACAACTTATAATTATACTTTTAAAAATTTCAAGTCCTATATTAATGAAAGGACAGCCAAAAATAGTGTTCCTATAAAGAAAAATGATATTTTATTTGCTGGTTCTGGTGAAACATTAGAAGAAATAGGTAAATGTGTAGCCTATTTGGGTGAAGATCAAGCTTATGCAGGGGGAGATATAGTTGTGTTTCGACCTTATGATATTGATGGTGAAGTACTGGGATATTTATTAAATCATGATATTGTAAATAATCAGAAGTACAAATTAGGGCAAGGACATTCAGTTGTCCATATATATGCTAAAGACTTAGAAACTATATTAATACCTGTTATCCATGAGAAAGAACAACAAAAAATCGCCCAAATCCTCTCCACTTGGGACGAAGCTATAGAATTAAAAGAAAAACTAATAGAACAAAAGAAACAACAGAAAAAAGGATTAATGCAGAAACTTTTAACAGGAGAAGTAAGACTACCTGGATTTGATGGGGAGTGGGAAGAGGTAGAGTTTAATAAAATATTTTCTAGAATTCCATCTAATAAATATCAAATTAAAACAAAAGATTACCTAGAAGATGGCTTGTATCCCGTTGTAGACCAAGGAAAACAGAAAATTATTGCGTATTCTAATCATGAAGATAAATTATTTAAAATCAAATCTGATGGGGTTATAGTATTTGGAGACCATACAAGAGAAGTAAAATATATAGATTTTGATTTTATTATAGGGGCTGATGGTACACAATTGATTAAAACTAAAGAAGGGTTTGACATAAAATTTTATTATTATCATTTGTTAATTAAGAAAATACCAGATACGGGTTATAATAGACATTTTAAATTTTTAAAAGAAATGATGTTCTATTATCCACCATTGCCTGAACAAAAAGCCATAGCCCAAATCCTCTCTACAGCTGATAAAGAAATTGAGTTATTGGAAAAGGAACTAGAACTTTTAAAACTTCAGAAAAAAGGTCTAATGCAATTACTTTTAACAGGTATAGTTAGAGTGAATTGATAAGGAGGTGTAATTGTGACTAAAGGATATTTATATGATGAAGAAAATATAAGTCAAAAACCTGCAATAGAAGTATTAAAAAATTTAGGATATATATACATTCCTCCAGAAGATGCAGAAAAGATGAGGGGAAGTCTATACAATGTACTTCTAACGGATATATTAAAGAAAAAATTAATAGAGCTTAATCAATATGAATACAAAGGGAAAATCTATAAATTTAGCGAAAAGAATATTAATCAAGCTATTAAAGATTTAGATGAGCCTTTAACTGATGGATTGGTTAGGACTAATGAAAAGATATATGATACTTTAATGCTTGGAAGAAGCTATGAAGAAAATCTTCCCGATGGTTCTAGGAAATCTTTTTCTTTAAGATATATTGATTGGAATAATGTATATAATAATGTATTTCACGTAGTTGAAGAATTTACAGTGGAAAGAGAAGATGGCAAGGGCAATATTAGACCAGATATAGTACTATTTGTAAATGGGATACCTTTTGGAGTTATAGAATGCAAGAGAGCGTCTATTGATATAAGACAAGGTATACAACAGATGATAAGAAATCAAAAAAAAGACTACGCTCCCCATCTATTTAAATATAGTCAAATACTAATGGTAACTAATAAAAATGAAACTAAGTATGCTACATGTTTTACTCCAAGAAAGTTTTGGTCTGTATGGAAGGAAGAGTACGAAGATTGGCTTCAATATTATTTGAGTAGAACTGTATTTAATAGGCTGCCTACAAATCAGGATAAAAATATAATATCTTTATTCCATCCAGAGAGATTACTTGAAATTACTAGATATTTTATTTTGTTTGATAAAAATGTAAAAAAGATAGCTAGATATCAGCAATTTTTTGCAGTAAAGGAGATTACAAAAACTATAGAAAAAAGAGATGAAAATGGGAATAGAAAATCAGGAGTGATTTGGCACACTCAAGGAAGTGGTAAATCTTTAACTATGGTTATGTTTTCTAAATATGTTTTATCAGAACTAAAAGATTATGATCCAAAGGTTATTGTAGTTACCGATAGGGTGAATCTTGATAAACAAATCTACCAAACTTTTAATCATACTAGATTAAAAGCTAATAGGGCTACATCGGGAAAACATCTT
This portion of the Keratinibaculum paraultunense genome encodes:
- a CDS encoding DEAD/DEAH box helicase produces the protein MLNINESILLDRVDSYSTYIKGIRYYNEGRIIKLKSNANLDYFEGIVRGNSKYTVAIKISEKGEIVSTDCTCPAYKKYLGDCKHIVAILQCIKDLDEEGKLFKKDEQSISNIIDFYRQNYEIEKVYLNLELNYEFNLSEHYNIEKASYLNLRIGEDRLYVVKNMKNFLNALEEEQDIEFGKHFVLSPYKHKFKEEDKEIIDFLMLLYEHNKTNNIYNSDNIFKSKNVLLKPFAVKRFFDLMKGRSFNARIMDKNYNDIVIVEEAIPLDMDIQGNGENLSLVFNTNDLLLPLTSDGEYFFGFNQIYKLPENQRRKLAPLYNEIVVRGNGTLKVPDKYKESFISEVLPNIKNVVNLNIDDKVKEAIYNPELKIEIYFDKQEDIITGKIDFIYGDITINPFSSKENDFVDKNKILLRDIEKERYILSLLEKSEFKVRDGIVFMEEEAKIFDFIYNILPKLQQYCDIYYSENFKNLNLKNASDFSGGIRLNEKLDMLEFDFQIDGIDEEELYQVFKALKEKKKYYRLKDGSFLPLDSREIKDIDDMLNYLNVSKSDFKKEFIPIPKFRSMYLDRYLKEKRLNFIKQNVNFKKLIMDINEPEDIEYEIPEEVKYILRDYQKFGFKWLKTLSKYGFGGILADDMGLGKTLQVIAFLLSEKKEKGSFPSIVIVPTSLVYNWESEIKKFAPDLKVLIIVGDKLERNKLIEDINNYDIVITSYPLIRRDIELYKDINFRYCILDEAQHIKNPNSLNAKSVKSIKANNYFALTGTPMENSLMELWSIFDFLMPGYLLSKKKFTERYEKPIVREQDSNALKDLNIHIKPFILRRVKKDVLKELPDKIEQKIVVDMTKEQKKIYVAYLKSIKGEIEEEISHKGFNKSQIKILAGLTRLRQICCHPGMFIENYEGESGKLSFLKEILTDAIDGGHRILLFSQFTSMLSIIKDMLDGEGIQYMYLDGSTDVMKRGKLVEDFNKGIGEVFLISLRAGGTGLNLTGADTVIHFDPWWNPAVEEQATDRAHRIGQENTVQVIKLITKGTIEEKIFQLQEEKKEMIDRVITEGETLVSKLSEEEILSLFKI
- a CDS encoding cupin domain-containing protein; translation: MCYNNKLEYHGNYWEYPINLIDYGPYPFVINIEKATEQNDYFRIALWTGEHLQLTLMSIDVGEDIGLEMHPNTDQFIRIEEGQGVVLMGNSMDNLTFQANVYDDYAIVIPAGTWHNVVNTGNTPMKLYSIYAPPEHPHGTIHKTKKEAEMEHNYY
- a CDS encoding restriction endonuclease subunit S, with protein sequence MKLGEISNIKTGLVLTRKKANIKYEIKDVYKLITLKNIEEDGVFNEEPFDTFESNDKLDKGYFTEEGDILVRLSHPYTAVYIDESKTGLLVPSYFAIIKLKTKDYIPEYITWYLNTDEAKKELIKSQTGTNISTTNKTILSSIDIKEFSKEDQNRIREIQKLYFKEKKLLIKLMEEKEKYYNAVINKLLKNEMRRN
- a CDS encoding dodecin family protein, producing the protein MAVVKVIELLSESANGWEAAAQEAVSEASKTIDNIQSVYVSNMQVIVENDKIVNYRLNVIKHEFDC
- a CDS encoding ABC transporter ATP-binding protein, with the protein product MDNVFIEAIDLTKKFGDYTAVDHINFKIKPGEIYGFLGPNGAGKTTTIRMLTGTLTPTKGDIFIQGLSMEDNELEIKRRIGVVLDEPKIYEGLRGNEFLDFIIGVYQLEKENVLPKIQELSLAFNVDYLDDYIGDYSHGMRQKLMLVSVLMRQPKVMFLDEPTVGLDARAARILKELLHKYAEEGSTIFLTTHVLEIAEKMCNRIGIIDKGQLIAEGTLEELRNLSHEGHTSLEDLFLELTGNEDVSDIVEALQNERP
- a CDS encoding M56 family metallopeptidase, giving the protein MSLTASYVALVIILIRLLLKKAPKIFSYALWGVLLFRLICPFSFGSSLSLIHSKSNAIPKDIIYTQNPAINTGVETLDKVVNATIQNSLPSVRPEYSFNPIIWLSFVLMVKDMEMSCIDVYYSSALFNYHSI
- a CDS encoding restriction endonuclease subunit S, which encodes MNAEIKTRIEMISRGEVPEGYKKTKVGIIPEDWEVKRLGELGKFFRGKGIPKSRILTEGIGCITYGEIYTTYNYTFKNFKSYINERTAKNSVPIKKNDILFAGSGETLEEIGKCVAYLGEDQAYAGGDIVVFRPYDIDGEVLGYLLNHDIVNNQKYKLGQGHSVVHIYAKDLETILIPVIHEKEQQKIAQILSTWDEAIELKEKLIEQKKQQKKGLMQKLLTGEVRLPGFDGEWEEVEFNKIFSRIPSNKYQIKTKDYLEDGLYPVVDQGKQKIIAYSNHEDKLFKIKSDGVIVFGDHTREVKYIDFDFIIGADGTQLIKTKEGFDIKFYYYHLLIKKIPDTGYNRHFKFLKEMMFYYPPLPEQKAIAQILSTADKEIELLEKELELLKLQKKGLMQLLLTGIVRVN
- a CDS encoding type I restriction-modification system subunit M — encoded protein: MDKKTTQEEINRTLWEACDTFRGKIDSSIYKDYVLVMLFLKYLSDTYKEHLEEYMEKFKGNEVMVKRAMSRERFIIDEKCTFDYLYTKRNDSNIGEIINKALAKLEEDNPGKLRDVFMSIDFNSEAVLGKTKDRNAMLRTLIEDFAKLDLRPSKVGDDDIIGNSYQYMIERFASDAGKKGGEFFTPSMVSELLARLVKPKENDRIYDPACGSGSLLIRVANQVPGRKVAIYGQERNGQTHSLCMMNMFLHGIDDAKIEWGDTLSNPLHLDDGKLMKFQVVVANPPFSLDKWAMGFAGDNDDKFKMEASLDPYGRFNWGVPPKSRGDYAFVLHMLHSLAEDGRMAVILPHGVLFRGASEGKIRKKIIENNLLDAVIGLPEALFYGTGIPACIMVFKKNRNRTDILFIDASGEGNYEKGKKQNKLREQDIEKIVETYENYETVDKYSYVASIEEVKENDYNLNIPRYVDTFEEEDPVNMDEVAENIKNIKAEINKVEEQMAKYLKELGF